The following coding sequences lie in one Azospirillum humicireducens genomic window:
- the phoU gene encoding phosphate signaling complex protein PhoU → MKTSAPHIVSAFEDALKRMKSAIVQMAGAAETQIDQAMTCLAQRNPDLAREIVESDARLDSFEHDIEAHCMRLLALRQPVADDLREVVAALKIAGNLERIGDHAANTAKRAAAIFSLGDTASVSGLPQLGRLVRERLSSVVDAYVDSDSEAALRIWRSDDEVDALYTSLVAEVERSALAAPDRFMAHMHLMMIAKNLERIGDHATNIAEVVYFVSTGQTLLEERPKADHSYDPAG, encoded by the coding sequence ATGAAGACCTCCGCTCCGCACATCGTGTCCGCGTTCGAGGACGCGCTGAAGCGGATGAAATCCGCCATCGTGCAGATGGCCGGCGCTGCGGAGACGCAGATCGACCAGGCAATGACCTGTCTGGCCCAGCGCAATCCCGATCTGGCGCGCGAAATCGTCGAGTCGGATGCGCGACTCGACTCCTTCGAGCACGACATCGAAGCGCACTGCATGCGCCTGCTGGCCCTGCGCCAGCCGGTTGCCGACGATCTGCGGGAAGTCGTGGCGGCGCTGAAGATCGCCGGCAATCTGGAGCGGATCGGCGACCATGCCGCCAACACGGCCAAGCGCGCGGCCGCCATCTTCAGCCTGGGCGACACTGCCTCCGTGTCGGGTCTCCCGCAGCTCGGCCGTCTGGTGCGGGAGCGGCTGAGCTCCGTGGTCGACGCCTATGTCGACAGCGACAGCGAGGCGGCCCTGCGCATCTGGCGCAGCGACGACGAGGTGGATGCGCTGTACACCAGCCTTGTTGCGGAAGTGGAACGGTCTGCCCTGGCGGCGCCGGACCGGTTCATGGCGCACATGCACCTGATGATGATCGCCAAGAACCTGGAACGCATCGGCGACCACGCCACCAACATCGCCGAGGTCGTGTATTTCGTCAGCACCGGCCAGACCCTGCTGGAGGAACGTCCGAAGGCGGACCATTCCTATGATCCCGCCGGCTGA
- a CDS encoding TIGR00645 family protein: MIERRFEQIIFASRWLLAPFYLGLVVSLGALLVKFTQEILHIIPHVLDMSEKDVLLAVLTLIDLSFAGNLLLMVIFAGYENFVSKIDVANHEDRPDWMGKVDFGGLKLKLIASIVAISGIHLLKAFMNLAQTSKEELMWLVIIHMTFVLSGVLLAFMDRLEGHHTPAAKPTGMPEGGHH, from the coding sequence ATGATCGAACGCCGCTTCGAACAGATCATCTTTGCCAGCCGCTGGCTGCTTGCCCCGTTCTATCTCGGGCTCGTGGTCTCGCTGGGGGCCCTTCTGGTGAAGTTCACCCAGGAAATCCTGCACATCATTCCGCATGTGCTCGACATGAGCGAGAAAGACGTGCTTCTGGCCGTACTGACGCTGATCGACCTGTCCTTCGCCGGCAATCTTCTGCTGATGGTGATCTTCGCCGGATACGAGAACTTCGTCTCGAAGATCGACGTGGCCAATCACGAAGACCGGCCGGACTGGATGGGAAAGGTGGATTTCGGCGGATTGAAGCTGAAACTGATCGCCTCAATCGTCGCCATATCCGGAATTCATCTGCTGAAGGCCTTCATGAATCTGGCCCAGACCTCGAAGGAGGAGCTGATGTGGCTGGTCATCATCCACATGACCTTCGTGTTGTCAGGCGTCCTGCTGGCTTTCATGGACCGGTTGGAGGGCCACCACACCCCCGCGGCCAAGCCGACCGGCATGCCCGAAGGCGGGCATCACTGA
- a CDS encoding rod shape-determining protein, with protein MLSKLLGVLSADMAIDLGTANTLVYVKGRGIVLNEPSVVAIANVRGKKQVLAVGDEAKMMLGRTPGNIQAIRPLRDGVIADFEVAEEMIKHFIRKVHNRRSFASPQVIICVPSGSTAVERRAIQESAEAAGARRVFLIEEPMAAAIGAGLPVTEPTGSMVVDIGGGTTEVAVLSLGGIVYSRSVRVGGDKMDEAIIGYIRRSHNLLVGEGSAERIKKEIGSACPPEDGEGRILEIKGRDLMNGVPKELIISERQIAESLAEPVSAIVEAVKVALEHTAPELAADIVDKGIVLTGGGALLGNLDFVLRHATGLPVSIADDPLSCVALGTGRALEEMKTLRNVLVSAY; from the coding sequence ATGCTCTCCAAACTGCTGGGCGTTCTGTCCGCCGACATGGCGATCGATCTGGGGACGGCCAACACCCTGGTCTATGTCAAGGGTCGCGGCATCGTCCTGAACGAGCCGTCGGTCGTGGCCATCGCCAACGTCCGCGGCAAGAAGCAGGTTCTCGCCGTCGGTGACGAGGCGAAGATGATGCTCGGCCGAACCCCAGGCAACATCCAGGCCATCCGGCCGCTCCGCGACGGCGTCATCGCCGATTTCGAAGTCGCGGAGGAAATGATCAAGCATTTCATCCGCAAGGTTCACAACCGCCGCAGCTTCGCCAGCCCGCAGGTCATCATCTGCGTGCCGTCGGGCTCGACTGCGGTGGAACGCCGTGCGATCCAGGAATCGGCGGAGGCCGCAGGCGCCCGCCGCGTCTTCCTGATCGAGGAGCCGATGGCCGCCGCGATCGGCGCCGGGCTTCCGGTGACGGAGCCGACGGGTTCGATGGTCGTCGACATCGGCGGCGGCACCACCGAGGTGGCCGTGCTGTCGCTGGGCGGCATCGTCTATTCGCGGTCGGTTCGCGTCGGCGGCGACAAGATGGACGAGGCCATCATCGGCTACATCCGCCGCAGCCACAATCTGCTGGTCGGCGAAGGCTCGGCCGAGCGGATCAAGAAGGAAATCGGCTCCGCCTGCCCGCCCGAGGACGGCGAGGGCCGCATCCTCGAGATCAAGGGCCGCGACCTGATGAACGGCGTGCCCAAGGAACTGATCATCTCCGAACGGCAGATCGCCGAGTCGCTGGCCGAACCCGTTTCGGCCATCGTCGAGGCGGTGAAGGTGGCGCTGGAGCACACCGCTCCGGAACTGGCCGCCGACATCGTCGACAAGGGCATCGTGCTGACCGGCGGCGGCGCCCTGCTGGGCAACCTGGACTTCGTCCTGCGCCATGCCACCGGCCTGCCCGTGTCGATCGCAGACGATCCTCTCTCCTGCGTGGCGCTCGGCACCGGCCGCGCGCTTGAGGAGATGAAGACGCTGCGAAACGTCTTGGTCAGCGCTTACTGA
- the mreC gene encoding rod shape-determining protein MreC, with translation MKSRSSGSVIRLAAPLRALAQRFSFLLLVLASIALMMVGKIESVSVDSARARVTDAFAPILDAISRPAATAARVVESVVEVENAFDENQRLKAENARLLQWKQAALRLEAENNSLRSLLRVRPEPSVNYIAARVIATPGSSFVRTLVVTAGKRDGVRKGQAALAGAGLVGRVIEVGEWSSRILLLTDINARVPVVLANTRQRAILAGDNSDQAKLLYLPPESPIQVGEQVVTSGDGGLFPSGLPVGVVTAVSERGVRVLPSADLSRIEHLRLVDFGLPGTDLDPSPEWK, from the coding sequence GTGAAGTCACGCTCATCCGGCTCCGTCATCCGCCTTGCCGCACCTTTGCGGGCCCTCGCGCAGCGTTTCTCCTTCCTCCTGCTCGTCCTGGCCTCCATCGCGCTGATGATGGTCGGTAAGATCGAATCGGTGTCGGTGGACAGTGCCCGCGCCCGCGTGACAGACGCCTTCGCCCCGATCCTCGACGCCATTTCCCGCCCTGCCGCGACCGCCGCCCGCGTTGTCGAGTCGGTGGTGGAGGTTGAGAACGCCTTCGACGAGAACCAGCGGCTGAAGGCCGAGAATGCCCGGCTGCTGCAGTGGAAGCAGGCGGCCTTGCGGCTGGAGGCGGAGAACAACAGCCTGCGCAGCCTGCTGCGCGTCCGTCCGGAGCCTTCCGTCAACTACATCGCCGCCCGCGTCATCGCGACTCCCGGAAGTTCCTTCGTCCGCACGCTGGTTGTGACCGCCGGCAAGCGCGACGGGGTGCGCAAGGGACAGGCGGCGCTGGCAGGCGCCGGTCTGGTGGGCCGGGTGATCGAGGTCGGCGAATGGTCGTCCCGCATCCTGCTGCTGACCGACATCAATGCCCGTGTCCCGGTGGTGCTGGCCAACACGCGCCAGCGCGCCATCCTGGCCGGCGACAATTCCGACCAGGCCAAGCTTCTCTATCTGCCGCCGGAGTCGCCGATCCAGGTCGGCGAGCAGGTGGTGACCTCGGGCGACGGCGGCCTCTTCCCCTCCGGCCTCCCGGTCGGCGTGGTGACCGCGGTCAGCGAGCGCGGTGTGCGCGTGCTGCCCAGCGCCGACCTGTCGCGGATCGAGCATCTGCGCCTGGTGGATTTCGGACTGCCCGGCACCGACCTGGACCCGTCGCCGGAGTGGAAGTGA
- the mreD gene encoding rod shape-determining protein MreD, with amino-acid sequence MTATFWQRVDKAGRNLAPFAVTVMMVLVGMIPVPVPGYAPVAPNLTLLSVYYWTIHRPDLMRPGVAFLIGLLQDFLIGGPLGVNALLLVVVQWAMLNQRRVFLASTFALLWFGFTLVMAGAVILQWLAFSALDAAALSILPALFQGLLTVAVFPAVGWLLIRVHRAFLNG; translated from the coding sequence ATGACGGCCACCTTCTGGCAACGGGTCGACAAGGCGGGACGCAACCTGGCGCCCTTCGCCGTCACCGTCATGATGGTGCTGGTCGGCATGATCCCGGTGCCGGTGCCGGGCTACGCTCCGGTCGCGCCGAACCTGACGCTGCTCTCCGTCTATTACTGGACCATCCACAGACCTGACCTGATGCGTCCGGGGGTGGCCTTTCTGATCGGGCTGCTGCAGGATTTCCTGATCGGCGGTCCGCTGGGCGTCAATGCGCTGCTGCTTGTCGTGGTGCAGTGGGCGATGCTGAACCAGCGCCGGGTGTTCCTGGCCAGCACCTTCGCGCTGCTGTGGTTCGGCTTTACCCTGGTGATGGCCGGCGCGGTGATCCTGCAATGGCTTGCCTTCTCCGCGCTGGATGCGGCGGCGTTGTCGATCCTGCCGGCGCTGTTCCAGGGCTTGCTGACGGTGGCGGTGTTTCCTGCGGTGGGTTGGCTGCTGATCCGCGTCCACCGCGCGTTCTTGAACGGGTAA
- the mrdA gene encoding penicillin-binding protein 2, protein MSSIDRDTDRSRLLARRALVLGGIKLAGLSALVGRLYYLQVVESARYTMLAEENRISLRLIAPSRGTIVDRFGVPLAVNQQNYRVVVVSERTHNIQETLDKISRIVPLTDGDRRRVLRELHRKRRFVPVTVRENLTWEQVATLETNTPDLPGVSIEVGELRHYPQAEATAHILGYVGAVSEAELSGNSDPVLSLPGFRIGKAGIERYHEKVLRGTAGTSQLEVNAVGRVIRELSRDEGQSGREIQLTIDMTLQRFVQERLSKEVSASAVVMDVHTGGIYALSSHPSYDPNQFTMGISAELWEELLSNQATPLNNKAVVGQYPPGSTFKMMAALAALESGLVSSRHTVFCPGHMELGDHRFHCWKRGGHGTVDFVGALRHSCDVFFYDVSRRIGIDRIAEMSNRFGLGARTGIDLPHERAGLMPSIAWKKATLGKGWDMGETLVASIGQGYVLATPLQLAVMTCRLANGGYAVKPHLTKQIKTVSGEQTAWPSIGVKKENLDIVLRGMNEVTNAPNGTAFKSRITEVGYEMAGKTGSAQVRRITMAERTSGVKKNEDLPWRERDHALFVAFAPVQAPRYACAVFVEHGGGGSTAAAPIARDILLETQKRDPGRAAVAETPPTNLGEPRG, encoded by the coding sequence ATGAGTTCGATCGATCGCGACACCGACCGCTCCCGCCTGCTGGCGCGCCGCGCCCTGGTGCTGGGCGGAATCAAGCTGGCCGGCCTGTCCGCGCTGGTCGGTCGACTCTATTACCTGCAGGTCGTCGAGTCGGCGCGCTACACCATGCTGGCGGAAGAGAACCGCATCAGCCTGCGGCTGATCGCCCCGTCGCGCGGCACCATCGTCGACCGCTTCGGCGTGCCGCTGGCGGTGAACCAGCAGAACTACCGGGTCGTCGTGGTATCGGAGCGCACCCACAACATCCAGGAGACGCTCGACAAAATCTCCCGCATCGTGCCGTTGACCGACGGCGACCGCCGCCGGGTGCTGCGCGAACTGCACCGCAAGCGCCGCTTCGTGCCGGTCACGGTGCGCGAGAACCTGACCTGGGAGCAGGTGGCGACGCTGGAGACCAACACCCCCGATCTGCCCGGCGTGTCGATCGAGGTGGGCGAGTTGCGCCATTACCCGCAGGCGGAGGCGACCGCCCATATCCTGGGCTATGTCGGCGCAGTGTCGGAAGCGGAGCTCAGCGGCAACAGCGATCCGGTGCTGTCCCTTCCCGGCTTCCGCATCGGCAAGGCCGGCATCGAGAGGTATCACGAGAAGGTTCTGCGCGGCACTGCCGGCACCAGCCAGTTGGAGGTCAACGCGGTCGGCCGCGTCATCCGCGAACTGTCGCGCGACGAGGGGCAGTCGGGCCGCGAGATCCAGCTGACCATCGACATGACGCTGCAACGCTTCGTGCAGGAACGCCTGTCGAAGGAGGTCAGTGCGTCGGCGGTGGTGATGGACGTGCACACCGGCGGCATCTATGCGCTGAGTTCCCATCCCAGCTACGATCCCAACCAGTTCACCATGGGCATCAGCGCCGAGCTGTGGGAGGAGCTGCTGTCCAACCAGGCGACGCCGCTGAACAACAAGGCCGTGGTCGGCCAATATCCGCCGGGCTCCACCTTCAAGATGATGGCCGCTCTGGCGGCTCTGGAGTCGGGGCTCGTCAGCAGCCGGCACACCGTCTTCTGCCCCGGCCACATGGAGCTGGGCGACCATCGCTTCCATTGCTGGAAGCGCGGCGGCCATGGCACGGTCGATTTCGTCGGCGCACTGCGTCATTCCTGCGACGTCTTCTTCTACGATGTGTCGCGCCGCATCGGCATCGACCGCATCGCCGAGATGTCCAACCGTTTCGGCCTGGGCGCCCGTACCGGAATCGACCTGCCGCACGAGCGCGCCGGGCTGATGCCCTCCATCGCCTGGAAGAAGGCGACGCTGGGCAAGGGTTGGGACATGGGCGAGACGCTGGTCGCCTCCATCGGCCAGGGTTATGTGCTGGCGACACCGCTTCAGCTGGCGGTAATGACCTGTCGGCTTGCCAATGGCGGCTATGCGGTCAAGCCGCACCTGACCAAGCAGATCAAGACCGTCAGCGGCGAACAGACCGCCTGGCCCAGCATCGGCGTGAAGAAGGAGAATCTCGACATCGTCCTGCGCGGCATGAACGAGGTGACCAACGCGCCCAACGGCACCGCCTTCAAGTCGCGCATCACCGAGGTCGGCTACGAGATGGCCGGCAAGACCGGCTCCGCCCAGGTCCGCCGCATCACCATGGCGGAGCGCACCTCCGGCGTGAAAAAGAACGAGGATCTGCCCTGGCGCGAACGTGACCACGCCCTGTTCGTCGCCTTCGCCCCGGTTCAGGCGCCGCGCTATGCCTGCGCAGTCTTCGTCGAGCATGGCGGCGGCGGATCCACAGCGGCGGCGCCGATCGCCCGCGACATCCTGCTGGAAACCCAGAAGCGCGACCCTGGCCGCGCCGCCGT